AATCTTCGTCCACAGCTCAATGACATGGGCCAGATTCTCCATACTCAGCTGCGGGTCTCCCTTTTCCAGCAGGGCATTTAGTTCCGTGCTGAGCTGGGCCTCCTTGCTTTTCAGGAAGGCCATCCGTTCATAGTCTGGCTCCGCCCCCTCCTGAGTGGCCTGCTCTTCCAGCATGACCCGCTCCTTTTCGTAGTCGTCCAGTTCCCGCTGAATCTCCATCCGCCGGGAGATATCCGGGTCCTTCAGATTAAGATCAGAGCATGCCTCGTCAATCAGGTCAATGGCCTTGTCCGGCAGGAAGCGGTCGGTAATATAGCGCTCAGAAAGCACCACTGCCTGGCGGAGAATGCCGTTAGAGATCTTCACGCCGTGGTATTTCTCATAGTTAGGGGCCAGCCCCTTGAGAATCTGGACAGAGTCCTCAATGGAAGGCTCGTTCACCGTGACCGGCTGGAAGCGCCGCTCCAGGGCGGTGTCTTTTTCGATAGACTTTCGGTATTCGTTGAATGTCGTGGCGCCGATCACCTGAATTTCGCCCCGGGAAAGGGCGGGCTTTAAGATATTGGCAGCGTTCATGCTGCCCTCGGCGTCGCCGGCACCGGCAATGTTGTGGATCTCGTCAATCATCAAAATGATGTTGCCCAGGCGCTTGACTTCGTCGATAAGCCCTTTCATCCGGCTTTCAAACTGTCCCCGGAACTGGGTGCCGGCCACCAGCGCCGTCAGATCCAGCAGGTGCACCTCCTTGCCCCGCAGTTTGAAGGGCACCTCGCCGTCCACAATCCGCTGGCTGAGGCCCTCGGCAATGGCGGTCTTGCCCACGCCCGGCTCGCCGATCAGACAGGGATTGTTCTTCTGGCGGCGGTTGAGAATCTGGATGACCCGCTCAATCTCCTCCGCCCGGCCAATCACCGGGTCCAGCTTGCCGTCCTTGGCCTTCTGAGTCAGGGAGATGCAGTAGTTCTCCAGATATTTCCGCTTGCCGGATTTGGGCTCCTTTTTCTCCCGGCGATCCCGCTGGCCGTTCTCCTCGGCGCCCTCCTCCTTGGCAACATCTCCGCTGGAAAAGAGGCGGTTGAGGAAGGGGAACGTGGCAGTTTTGCCCTCTTCCTCCGCGTCCTCCTCGTCGCCGCCAGGCAGGTCCTCAATATTCTCCACGCCGTTCATGGCCTGGAGCATTTCGCTGTTGAGCGTATCCAAATCCTCATCAGAGATGCCCATGCGCTTCATCATGTCGTCCACCTGGGGCAGGCCCAGCTCCTTGGCGCATTTCAGGCATAGACCCTCATTGACGGTCTTCTCTCCGTCCAGCTTCGAGATAAACACCACCGCGACATTTTTTTTACATCTTGAACAAAGTGTAGGCTGCATCTTGTACCTCCAGAAAATCCGGCGGTCGCTCCGCCGCAAACGCCCGCGCCGCCTTAAGACAGCCAGGTCGTATAAATATGTAGAATTCGGCTGCCCTCCAGGGGCACATCCAGCCGCTGTAGAATCAGCACCAGCAAAAGCAATACCACCGCGCCCTCCAGCAGGCCCGCCAGGGCGCCGCCCAGGGTGTTGGCCCCGTGCAGCACAGGAAGCTTCAAAGCAAGGTCCAACAGCTTGGAGAGAAGGTTCAGCAGCAGCGTCAGCAATAAAAACGACAGCAAAAACAAAACACTGTATAGAATCGGCTCCGTGAGGCACTCCGCCACAGCAGTCAGCACGGAAACGCCAGTATCCCGCATGCCCTCCTGCACTTTTTCCGTCAGGTCGGCCAGCTTCTCCTCCTGCACGCCCAAAAGCGCCAGCAGACCCTCCGGATGATCCTCCGGCATCTGCCCCGCCTGGTCGGATGCAGCCAGTGCCGCGTCCAGCTTGTTTTCCATCTGCCGCTCCACGACCGGCAGCACCAGCTCCATCGCTGGCGCCGTAATCGCCTCCGCTGTCAGCCGCGCGCCAACGAGCGCCAGCACAATCACCAACAGGCCTGCCAGTGTGCGGAACAGCCCGCGTCTGGCGCCATACCCGGCAAAACCCAGCAGGATCACCACAGCAATGATGTCTATTATAGCAGGTATCTCCACGATTTCCTACCTTTCCTCCTGTAAACGTTTTGTGAACTCCC
This genomic window from Pusillibacter faecalis contains:
- a CDS encoding ATP-dependent Clp protease ATP-binding subunit gives rise to the protein MQPTLCSRCKKNVAVVFISKLDGEKTVNEGLCLKCAKELGLPQVDDMMKRMGISDEDLDTLNSEMLQAMNGVENIEDLPGGDEEDAEEEGKTATFPFLNRLFSSGDVAKEEGAEENGQRDRREKKEPKSGKRKYLENYCISLTQKAKDGKLDPVIGRAEEIERVIQILNRRQKNNPCLIGEPGVGKTAIAEGLSQRIVDGEVPFKLRGKEVHLLDLTALVAGTQFRGQFESRMKGLIDEVKRLGNIILMIDEIHNIAGAGDAEGSMNAANILKPALSRGEIQVIGATTFNEYRKSIEKDTALERRFQPVTVNEPSIEDSVQILKGLAPNYEKYHGVKISNGILRQAVVLSERYITDRFLPDKAIDLIDEACSDLNLKDPDISRRMEIQRELDDYEKERVMLEEQATQEGAEPDYERMAFLKSKEAQLSTELNALLEKGDPQLSMENLAHVIELWTKIPAAKIREQEFQRLSQLDQRLREHIIGQDEAIEAVAAAVRRNRVGISPKHKPVSFIFVGPTGVGKTELVKQLAVDLFNTPDALIRLDMSEFMEKHSVSRIVGSPPGYVGYDEAGQLTEKIRRKPYAVVLFDEIEKAHPDVLNVLLQILDDGEITDAHGRKVNFENTIIVMTSNAGSATKEGTVGFDRTQREQDSDRAMKALQQFLRPEFINRVDAVITFNRLSEENFQGIARIMLEELAASLKDKGITFTYDDALVALLTHKSYSRTYGARNLRRTIQKELEDPMATQIIDSYENPVTQIRATAENDAVKLYCL
- a CDS encoding CvpA family protein, which produces MEIPAIIDIIAVVILLGFAGYGARRGLFRTLAGLLVIVLALVGARLTAEAITAPAMELVLPVVERQMENKLDAALAASDQAGQMPEDHPEGLLALLGVQEEKLADLTEKVQEGMRDTGVSVLTAVAECLTEPILYSVLFLLSFLLLTLLLNLLSKLLDLALKLPVLHGANTLGGALAGLLEGAVVLLLLVLILQRLDVPLEGSRILHIYTTWLS